A single genomic interval of Trinickia acidisoli harbors:
- a CDS encoding CaiB/BaiF CoA transferase family protein, with the protein MQARPLEGIRVVDYSHFLAGPYVGRCLAALGAEVIKVERPGTGDAGRQHATVLDDRQSGYFLQLNMGKRGVSVDVKDPRGKMFMQRLCDSADVFIENYRPGALEKLGLGYEALSASNPGLVYCSISAYGHTGPDAHRAGFGLIAEAKSGIMQMVGTPGERPPLLRISLGDMYTGIHAVAAINAALLGRAKSGRGQHIDMALYDTLVSMHEYAVQGYTLRGVLPEQAGHDMPTSTLYGVFRAADGDLVIAAQVDDAWQRFARLIEAYGGPTGFGADPRLRDSVGRNAHRSHILSVVESWVSARPVASILALLDGIDVPCAKVQRIDEVLADPQIQARGMVIEQQHPRYGTLRLPNLPFRFSDCDTTIRDVAPDLGQHNTEVARSLGFDPAEIDAMQTAGVLYSK; encoded by the coding sequence ATGCAGGCCCGCCCTCTCGAAGGTATCCGCGTCGTCGATTACAGCCACTTCCTCGCGGGGCCTTACGTGGGCCGCTGCCTCGCGGCGCTCGGCGCCGAAGTCATCAAGGTCGAGCGCCCCGGGACCGGCGACGCCGGACGCCAGCACGCCACGGTGCTCGACGATCGGCAAAGCGGCTATTTCCTGCAGCTCAACATGGGTAAGCGCGGCGTCAGCGTCGACGTGAAAGATCCGCGCGGCAAGATGTTCATGCAACGACTGTGCGACTCGGCAGACGTGTTCATCGAAAACTACCGGCCGGGCGCTCTCGAGAAGTTGGGGTTAGGCTACGAAGCGCTATCGGCAAGCAATCCGGGCCTGGTGTACTGCTCGATCTCCGCTTATGGCCATACGGGACCGGATGCACATCGCGCCGGCTTCGGACTGATCGCCGAAGCCAAAAGCGGCATCATGCAAATGGTCGGCACACCGGGCGAGCGGCCTCCGCTGTTGCGCATCTCGCTCGGCGACATGTACACGGGTATCCACGCGGTTGCGGCTATCAATGCTGCATTGCTGGGCCGCGCGAAAAGCGGACGTGGCCAGCACATCGATATGGCGCTGTACGACACGCTGGTGTCAATGCACGAGTATGCGGTGCAAGGCTATACGCTGCGAGGCGTGCTGCCCGAACAGGCAGGACACGACATGCCGACCTCCACGCTGTATGGCGTATTTCGCGCCGCAGACGGCGATCTCGTCATCGCGGCGCAGGTGGACGATGCGTGGCAACGCTTTGCGAGGTTGATCGAGGCGTATGGCGGCCCGACGGGCTTTGGGGCCGACCCGCGATTGCGCGACAGCGTTGGACGTAATGCGCATCGGTCGCACATCCTGTCAGTCGTCGAGTCTTGGGTGAGCGCCCGCCCAGTGGCGTCGATCCTCGCATTGCTCGATGGCATCGACGTTCCCTGCGCGAAGGTTCAGCGCATCGACGAAGTGCTGGCCGATCCGCAAATCCAGGCAAGAGGCATGGTGATCGAGCAACAGCATCCACGCTACGGAACGCTGCGCCTTCCCAATCTGCCGTTTCGGTTCTCCGATTGCGATACGACGATTCGCGATGTCGCACCGGATCTGGGACAGCACAACACGGAAGTGGCGCGCTCGCTGGGTTTCGATCCGGCTGAAATCGACGCGATGCAAACCGCAGGCGTGCTTTATTCGAAGTGA
- a CDS encoding porin: MKLSCGWKVRLITAAIGLSAAGASHAQGSVTLYGVLDAGLLYTSKTLDSATGTNAGHQLSLIDGGSAGSRFGIKGAEDLGGGTQVIFDLESGISIVNGGFANSDGNFFGRQAWIGLTGHLGTVQAGLQYSPFVLSLINTDPRNVSYFGSAAPIYVGNVLDTGLFNPNAVSYTSPVIGGLQGSAMLALGGAAGDFQAGRQYSARLKYERNGLLLDAALYSGNAGGSAASTPVPTTVAFTGRALGAGYTFGNVTMKASFANYKVAGSFDSRVYGGGASYAVTPALDVDAGAWYTSDGNDTANHSILASAGAEYSLSKRTALYAQVAFADNHGRMNTGVSLNGALYGVAGSTTGVALGMRHAF; encoded by the coding sequence ATGAAGCTGAGTTGTGGTTGGAAAGTACGATTGATAACGGCTGCAATCGGGCTGTCGGCGGCGGGCGCCTCGCACGCGCAAGGTAGCGTCACGCTCTATGGCGTATTGGATGCCGGGCTGCTCTACACGAGCAAGACGCTGGACAGCGCAACCGGTACCAATGCGGGTCATCAACTGTCGCTGATCGATGGGGGTTCCGCGGGGTCGCGATTCGGCATCAAAGGCGCTGAGGACCTGGGCGGCGGCACTCAGGTGATCTTCGATCTGGAAAGCGGCATCAGCATCGTCAATGGCGGCTTCGCCAATTCGGACGGCAACTTCTTCGGCAGACAAGCTTGGATCGGCCTCACTGGCCACCTCGGTACCGTGCAGGCAGGCTTGCAGTACTCGCCTTTCGTGTTGTCGCTGATCAACACCGATCCGCGCAACGTATCGTATTTCGGCAGTGCCGCGCCGATTTATGTCGGCAACGTTCTCGACACCGGTTTGTTCAACCCGAACGCCGTCTCTTACACGAGCCCCGTCATCGGCGGGTTGCAAGGCAGCGCCATGCTCGCGCTCGGCGGTGCGGCGGGTGATTTTCAGGCGGGGCGGCAATACAGCGCCCGTCTCAAGTACGAGCGCAACGGGTTGCTGCTCGATGCGGCGCTGTACAGCGGTAACGCGGGCGGTAGCGCGGCCTCGACACCGGTGCCGACCACCGTCGCTTTCACGGGGCGTGCGCTTGGCGCCGGCTATACGTTCGGCAACGTGACGATGAAGGCGTCGTTCGCCAACTACAAGGTGGCCGGCTCTTTCGACAGCCGTGTCTATGGTGGCGGCGCGAGCTATGCCGTCACGCCTGCGCTCGATGTCGATGCCGGGGCCTGGTACACGAGCGACGGCAACGACACGGCCAATCATTCGATTCTCGCGAGCGCCGGCGCCGAATACTCCTTGTCGAAGCGTACCGCGCTCTATGCGCAGGTTGCGTTCGCCGACAACCATGGCCGGATGAATACCGGCGTGTCGCTGAACGGCGCGCTATACGGCGTGGCCGGTTCCACCACCGGTGTGGCGCTCGGCATGCGCCACGCGTTCTAA
- the aroE gene encoding shikimate dehydrogenase: protein MKDQYAVVGNPIGHTKSPLIHSLFAQETRQDMSYTAIEGPLEPRNAFQDVVRTFASRGGKGMNVTAPFKLEAFAMANDRSERATLAGAANTVKFEDGRLLADNFDGIGLVRDIEVNLRLPMVGKRVLMLGAGGAARGALLPFLAAHPAELVVANRDVSKVDALVASVAGRGPLIACGYSDLERLGRFDLVVNATSASLTGDLPPVPPSVFSPDGTAYELAYGKGLTPFLRLARNAGVHGVTDGVGMLVEQAAEAFAWWRGVRPQTSAVIDRLAIPLD, encoded by the coding sequence ATGAAAGATCAGTACGCAGTGGTCGGCAATCCGATCGGGCACACGAAATCGCCGCTGATTCATAGCCTTTTCGCGCAAGAGACGCGGCAGGATATGAGCTATACGGCGATCGAGGGGCCGCTGGAACCGCGCAATGCTTTCCAAGACGTAGTGCGAACATTCGCCTCCAGGGGCGGGAAGGGCATGAACGTTACCGCACCGTTCAAGCTCGAAGCCTTCGCAATGGCGAACGATCGCAGCGAGCGCGCAACGCTGGCGGGCGCCGCCAATACCGTCAAGTTCGAAGACGGACGCCTTCTCGCCGACAATTTCGACGGTATCGGACTCGTCCGCGACATCGAGGTCAATCTGCGCCTGCCGATGGTCGGCAAGCGCGTGCTGATGCTCGGTGCCGGCGGCGCCGCACGCGGTGCGCTATTGCCGTTCTTGGCGGCTCATCCGGCCGAATTGGTCGTGGCAAACCGCGACGTGTCCAAAGTCGACGCGCTTGTCGCTAGCGTCGCGGGGCGAGGCCCGCTCATCGCGTGCGGCTATTCCGATCTCGAACGGCTGGGGCGCTTCGATCTGGTCGTCAATGCCACGTCGGCCAGTCTGACCGGCGACCTACCGCCCGTCCCGCCGAGCGTCTTCAGCCCGGATGGCACGGCCTATGAGCTAGCATACGGCAAGGGATTGACGCCATTCCTTCGCCTCGCGCGCAACGCGGGGGTGCATGGTGTCACGGACGGCGTAGGCATGTTGGTCGAACAGGCAGCGGAAGCGTTCGCATGGTGGCGCGGCGTGCGTCCCCAGACCAGCGCCGTGATCGATCGGCTAGCGATTCCTCTAGATTGA
- a CDS encoding methyl-accepting chemotaxis protein — translation MNRWISMGMVPGRKWMRCLGFRAKFAVLGLLTAACAANMAAASLASLTASFAASVTRVGSGIALFALLYLGAAFRAELLASLAQLRRMIDAVGAGNLCESIEVLGCDDVADAGTRIEAMTQRLSQMVARSRSESELIAMAGRRLTTSARELASRTEAQAANLQQTATSVTQLNATTARSVDDARAVTQLADRVREGVDAGVVLVDRSLHAMNRIEAQSRQMREIVAIIDGIAFQTNILALNAAVESARAGAAGRGFAVVASEVRVLAHRSAQAATGVKKLIDDSTAQVAQGVESIGKLTSSLANMAEGVRETVCRMHAISLANEEQATSLNEISAAVTELERITQSNATMADAALGSAEKLHQQAELLGRSVGDVRLRQGCADEAKALVERAAQLIDSTDIARARAQFHSRDGGFIDRDLFVFVLDRENYFRAFGANPAKADHPAVAAPGTDIAELCARIWYAADRGGDWIEYRAPHPATNALTDKIGYALSAAGGRYAVVCAVNRAAVQAR, via the coding sequence ATGAACCGATGGATCTCGATGGGGATGGTCCCGGGCAGAAAATGGATGCGATGCCTTGGCTTTCGGGCGAAGTTCGCTGTACTCGGCCTATTGACGGCAGCGTGTGCGGCGAATATGGCGGCCGCCTCGTTGGCGTCGCTCACAGCATCGTTCGCTGCGTCGGTGACGCGTGTCGGATCGGGCATCGCTCTTTTCGCATTGCTTTACCTCGGTGCGGCATTCCGAGCCGAGCTGCTCGCGTCGCTTGCGCAGTTGCGGCGCATGATCGACGCGGTCGGCGCCGGTAACTTGTGCGAGTCGATCGAGGTCTTGGGTTGCGACGACGTCGCTGATGCCGGTACACGAATCGAGGCCATGACGCAGCGGCTTTCGCAAATGGTCGCGCGAAGCCGGAGCGAGTCCGAACTCATTGCCATGGCGGGGCGCCGCTTGACGACTAGCGCGCGCGAGCTAGCGAGCCGTACCGAGGCTCAGGCAGCGAACTTGCAGCAAACGGCGACGAGCGTGACGCAACTGAACGCGACGACGGCGCGCAGTGTCGACGATGCGCGTGCTGTGACACAGCTTGCCGATCGCGTACGCGAAGGCGTGGATGCGGGTGTGGTGCTCGTCGACCGTTCGCTTCATGCGATGAACCGGATCGAGGCGCAATCGCGTCAGATGCGCGAGATCGTCGCGATCATCGATGGCATTGCGTTTCAGACGAACATCCTTGCGCTGAACGCCGCGGTGGAATCGGCGCGCGCCGGAGCGGCCGGGCGCGGATTTGCCGTGGTGGCGAGCGAAGTGCGCGTGCTCGCGCACCGCAGTGCGCAAGCGGCTACCGGCGTGAAGAAGCTGATCGACGATTCGACGGCGCAGGTGGCGCAAGGCGTGGAATCGATCGGTAAACTCACTAGTTCGCTCGCGAACATGGCAGAGGGTGTTCGCGAAACGGTTTGTCGAATGCATGCCATTTCGCTGGCGAACGAGGAGCAGGCAACGAGCCTGAACGAGATTTCGGCGGCGGTGACCGAACTCGAACGAATCACGCAAAGCAACGCGACGATGGCCGATGCGGCGCTCGGCTCGGCTGAAAAACTACATCAGCAGGCGGAGCTTCTGGGGCGCTCGGTCGGCGACGTTCGGCTGCGCCAAGGTTGCGCGGACGAAGCGAAGGCTTTGGTCGAGCGGGCCGCGCAATTGATCGATTCAACCGACATCGCACGGGCGAGGGCGCAATTCCATTCGCGTGACGGCGGCTTCATCGATCGGGATTTGTTCGTGTTCGTGCTCGATCGCGAAAACTACTTTCGGGCGTTCGGCGCGAATCCCGCGAAGGCCGATCACCCGGCGGTGGCCGCGCCTGGCACCGATATCGCGGAACTCTGCGCGCGCATCTGGTATGCGGCTGATAGAGGCGGCGACTGGATCGAATACCGGGCGCCACACCCTGCGACGAACGCGCTGACCGACAAGATCGGATATGCCTTGTCCGCGGCGGGCGGCCGGTATGCGGTTGTATGCGCGGTCAACCGGGCTGCCGTACAGGCGCGGTGA
- a CDS encoding ABC transporter substrate-binding protein, whose amino-acid sequence MIDTLKRIKTLLLSCALALAATGASAADLQLLPDGLLAPTSAVQTKPDQYKKAPPWRVGVSFAGVGNSWIDQMIEEMRHEAAAHREIGQFIFTEAEWKPAKQVSDVEDLLAKKIDLLIIGPISEAIGAPLIAEAAKRGIPVVTFGAYGTATQSTTEIMGGGRVFGRQGGQFLCDALKGKGKIWAFRGVAGVDEEQLRYEGFRQAVDACGLKITNEVFGDWSYAKGKQLCENLVLSGQPVDGIWFSGAEMTRACIDVFKEVGKPLVPMTGEANNGFLRVWRQSGVKSIAPIFTPGLGAAVVRASVAILSGEPVHRSYFSEPPPVTGATLDKYYRPDLNDAYWFPSTLPDAMLVKMFHR is encoded by the coding sequence GTGATCGATACCCTCAAGAGAATCAAGACCCTGTTGCTGAGCTGCGCGCTGGCGTTGGCGGCGACCGGTGCTTCAGCGGCGGATTTGCAATTGTTGCCCGACGGCCTGCTTGCGCCGACTTCCGCTGTGCAAACCAAACCGGATCAATACAAGAAGGCCCCGCCCTGGCGGGTGGGTGTGTCGTTTGCCGGCGTCGGCAATAGCTGGATCGACCAAATGATCGAGGAGATGCGACATGAAGCGGCGGCGCACCGCGAGATCGGTCAATTCATTTTCACCGAGGCGGAGTGGAAGCCTGCGAAGCAAGTGTCCGACGTCGAGGATTTGCTCGCAAAGAAAATCGACCTCCTGATCATCGGGCCGATCTCGGAAGCGATCGGCGCGCCGCTCATTGCCGAAGCGGCTAAGCGCGGCATACCGGTGGTGACGTTCGGCGCATACGGCACTGCGACGCAATCCACCACGGAGATCATGGGAGGCGGGCGCGTCTTCGGGCGCCAAGGCGGTCAGTTCCTTTGCGATGCGTTGAAGGGTAAAGGCAAGATCTGGGCATTTCGGGGCGTAGCGGGCGTGGACGAGGAACAGCTTCGTTACGAGGGGTTTCGCCAAGCGGTCGACGCGTGCGGGCTCAAGATAACGAACGAGGTATTCGGAGACTGGAGCTATGCCAAGGGCAAGCAGCTTTGCGAGAACTTGGTGCTCTCGGGCCAGCCCGTCGATGGCATCTGGTTTTCAGGCGCTGAAATGACGCGTGCTTGCATCGACGTGTTCAAGGAAGTCGGCAAGCCGCTCGTGCCGATGACGGGCGAAGCCAATAACGGCTTTCTGCGCGTATGGCGTCAATCGGGCGTCAAGAGCATCGCGCCGATCTTCACGCCCGGCCTCGGCGCAGCCGTGGTACGCGCATCGGTTGCGATCCTGAGCGGCGAACCCGTCCATCGTTCGTACTTCTCCGAGCCGCCGCCGGTGACCGGTGCGACGCTGGATAAGTACTACCGTCCCGATCTGAACGACGCCTACTGGTTTCCGTCGACGCTGCCCGACGCGATGCTGGTGAAAATGTTTCATCGCTGA
- a CDS encoding alpha/beta fold hydrolase: SRRYRHVAHALVDAGYVVYASDHRGHGEAALAAGTRGDFGPRGFNGLVDDMATVSRHLREHHQDLPLVMLAHSMGSFAAQIYLLDHAALIDALALSGTSALELLDPRRSGWTLETANGPIERPLTPVDWLSRDPAVPAAYIADPLCGFALTEASLFSIFDDGLRTADLAQFEGVPKALPLYLFTGDQDCVNGYLAWFEPLVARLRRAGFRDLSTHVYGGARHEVLNETNRDEVIANLVAWLKRVAP; this comes from the coding sequence ATTCTCGCCGTTATCGTCATGTGGCGCACGCGCTGGTCGACGCGGGCTATGTCGTCTATGCGAGCGACCATCGGGGCCACGGCGAGGCAGCGCTCGCAGCCGGTACGCGCGGCGATTTCGGGCCGCGAGGATTCAATGGGCTCGTCGACGATATGGCGACGGTGAGTCGGCATTTACGTGAGCACCACCAGGATTTGCCGCTCGTGATGCTCGCGCACAGCATGGGTTCGTTCGCCGCGCAGATCTACCTGCTCGATCATGCGGCGTTGATCGACGCGCTTGCGTTGTCGGGAACGAGTGCACTCGAGTTGCTCGATCCGCGCCGCTCCGGCTGGACGCTCGAGACGGCCAATGGTCCGATTGAGCGGCCGCTCACGCCTGTGGATTGGTTGAGCCGTGACCCCGCGGTGCCGGCGGCGTATATCGCCGATCCGCTGTGCGGTTTCGCGCTGACCGAGGCGTCGCTGTTTTCGATTTTCGACGATGGCTTGCGGACTGCCGATCTCGCGCAATTCGAGGGCGTGCCGAAAGCGCTGCCGCTCTATCTCTTCACCGGCGATCAAGACTGCGTGAACGGCTATCTCGCGTGGTTCGAGCCGTTGGTTGCCCGGCTGCGGCGGGCGGGCTTCCGAGATCTGTCGACCCATGTTTATGGCGGTGCGCGTCATGAAGTGCTGAACGAGACGAACCGCGACGAGGTGATCGCGAACCTGGTTGCATGGTTGAAACGCGTCGCCCCGTAA
- a CDS encoding sugar ABC transporter ATP-binding protein produces MTTLFDESSAPARVALRGVSKAFGRTQALSRVTLTGAPGSVHAITGENGAGKSTLMKLLAGVHTPDEGEILLDGECVHLGSPGQARRAGVSTVFQELTVLPNLSVAENLCLGREPRRYGLLDRAGLHRAAADVLERAGIDLDGRKPCTTLTVAQQQLLEVAKGLVSDARVFIFDEPTAPLNAAEVDKLEHLIARLKREGKLVFYISHRLDEIFRFCDTVSVMKDGRHVATHCASDLTEDELIRLMVGRELTALFPPRRAERGGAIALDVGELTVRAGAAAVSFDVRLGEIVGIAGLEGHGQREIMRALAGIERPEHSEIRLTDEQGTPRRFNPGGGPRAAVRQGLALMPEDRKTEGLYLDLTVQENIWHGALRGVALWRRARRDQRLIGRTSAAMRLRCRPTDTVGSLSGGNQQKVMLGRWLAAGIRVLLVEQPTRGVDIGAKAEIYGLLREFTAQGGAVVAVSGDLLELIGLCDRILVVRDGALVADLPAEHATEEQVLTHALREASTADGRAAAVTGDAR; encoded by the coding sequence ATGACTACGCTCTTTGACGAATCGAGCGCGCCGGCGCGGGTGGCGCTACGCGGCGTATCGAAAGCGTTCGGCCGCACGCAGGCGCTATCGCGTGTGACGCTCACGGGCGCGCCGGGCTCGGTTCACGCGATCACGGGAGAGAACGGGGCCGGTAAGTCGACGCTGATGAAGCTGCTGGCCGGTGTGCATACGCCCGATGAGGGTGAAATTCTTCTCGACGGCGAATGCGTGCATCTGGGCAGTCCGGGCCAGGCACGCCGAGCCGGCGTATCGACGGTTTTTCAAGAACTCACGGTGCTGCCGAACTTGAGCGTGGCGGAAAACCTCTGCCTCGGCCGGGAGCCGCGTCGCTACGGCCTGTTGGATCGCGCGGGCCTTCATCGGGCCGCCGCCGACGTGTTGGAGCGCGCCGGTATCGATCTGGATGGTCGAAAGCCCTGCACGACGCTGACGGTGGCCCAGCAGCAGTTGCTCGAAGTGGCGAAGGGCCTCGTGAGCGATGCACGTGTGTTTATCTTCGACGAACCCACGGCGCCGCTCAACGCAGCTGAAGTCGACAAGCTCGAGCACTTGATCGCGCGGCTCAAGCGCGAAGGCAAACTTGTCTTTTACATCAGTCATCGGCTCGACGAGATCTTTCGCTTTTGCGACACCGTCTCGGTCATGAAAGATGGCCGACATGTGGCAACGCATTGTGCGAGCGATCTGACCGAGGATGAACTGATCAGACTGATGGTCGGCCGCGAGTTGACGGCACTGTTTCCGCCGCGGCGTGCCGAGCGAGGCGGTGCGATCGCGCTCGACGTCGGCGAGTTGACCGTGCGAGCCGGCGCCGCCGCCGTGTCGTTCGACGTGCGGCTAGGCGAGATCGTTGGCATCGCCGGGCTCGAAGGGCACGGGCAACGGGAGATCATGCGCGCGCTGGCTGGTATCGAGCGGCCTGAGCATAGTGAAATTCGCTTGACCGACGAACAGGGCACGCCGCGGCGATTCAACCCCGGCGGCGGCCCGCGCGCCGCGGTACGGCAAGGCTTGGCTTTGATGCCCGAGGACCGCAAGACTGAAGGGCTGTACCTCGATCTGACGGTGCAAGAGAACATCTGGCACGGTGCGTTGCGTGGCGTTGCCCTTTGGCGGCGCGCCCGACGCGATCAGCGCTTGATCGGTCGGACGTCCGCCGCCATGCGCTTGCGCTGTCGGCCGACCGATACGGTCGGCTCGCTGTCGGGTGGCAATCAGCAAAAGGTGATGCTCGGGCGTTGGCTTGCGGCCGGCATCCGCGTGTTGCTCGTCGAGCAACCGACGCGCGGTGTCGATATCGGCGCGAAGGCTGAAATCTATGGCCTGCTGCGCGAATTCACCGCACAAGGTGGTGCTGTCGTCGCCGTTTCGGGGGATCTGCTCGAACTGATCGGGCTGTGCGATCGCATTCTCGTCGTGCGCGACGGGGCGCTCGTCGCCGATCTGCCCGCCGAACACGCTACCGAGGAACAGGTGCTGACGCATGCGCTACGCGAAGCCTCGACTGCCGACGGCCGCGCCGCGGCCGTAACCGGAGACGCGCGATGA
- a CDS encoding ABC transporter permease gives MKTLIFRLSPAMAPLHRAAARCVGSPPAYAASLLLVACAAIWRTNLVTPTMLLLILRQAAPLGVAVIGQSLTIRCRSLDLSIGGIAAASTYLLTCGVMHMSAPLALVLCVLFGAAIGALNGLLIARVRASAVLVTLAVSMVLSGTVIALSRMHAPGDAPMLLTDFAAARLGRVPLAPLVWLALLVPTALFLRRSAFGAALDAIGANPRAAELSGMPYLQVPFIAHVVSGATAACGGLLLLSFVGVGSVTLGADLTLNSLAATVLGGVSFGSGRGAMAGPAVAAFMMVFLFNLLTSFGLGEAGHLMMEGAIIGAAALAYSLRGTAAAHT, from the coding sequence ATGAAAACGCTTATTTTTCGTCTTTCGCCGGCGATGGCGCCGCTGCATCGCGCGGCGGCTCGATGCGTGGGGTCGCCGCCGGCCTATGCGGCGAGCCTATTGCTGGTTGCGTGCGCGGCCATTTGGCGAACGAATCTCGTGACGCCGACGATGTTGTTGCTGATTCTGCGGCAAGCCGCACCGCTGGGCGTCGCCGTGATTGGACAGTCGCTGACGATCCGGTGCCGCTCGCTCGATTTGTCGATCGGCGGCATCGCGGCGGCGAGCACGTATTTGCTCACCTGCGGCGTCATGCACATGTCCGCGCCACTGGCGCTTGTGCTATGCGTCCTGTTCGGCGCGGCTATCGGCGCGCTCAATGGATTGTTGATCGCGCGTGTGCGGGCTTCGGCGGTGCTCGTCACGCTGGCGGTGTCGATGGTGCTCTCGGGTACCGTGATTGCGTTGAGCCGGATGCATGCACCGGGCGATGCCCCTATGCTGCTGACCGACTTCGCGGCCGCTCGTCTCGGGCGTGTCCCATTGGCGCCGCTCGTGTGGCTGGCGCTGCTCGTGCCGACCGCGCTGTTTTTGCGGCGCAGCGCGTTCGGTGCGGCGCTCGATGCGATCGGCGCCAATCCGCGTGCCGCGGAGCTGTCGGGCATGCCCTATCTCCAAGTGCCGTTCATCGCGCATGTCGTTTCGGGAGCGACGGCGGCATGCGGCGGATTGTTGCTGCTCAGCTTCGTCGGCGTTGGCAGCGTGACGCTCGGCGCCGATCTCACGCTGAACTCGCTTGCCGCAACGGTGCTCGGCGGCGTGTCGTTCGGCAGCGGGCGCGGCGCGATGGCAGGACCGGCGGTGGCCGCGTTCATGATGGTCTTTCTGTTCAACTTGCTCACGAGCTTCGGGCTCGGCGAAGCGGGGCATCTGATGATGGAGGGGGCGATCATCGGTGCGGCGGCGCTTGCCTATTCGCTGCGCGGCACGGCCGCCGCACATACGTGA
- a CDS encoding MaoC family dehydratase — MAIAEKYWDDAREGDECVSPHYSVTKERILAYADLTGDHTPVHVDEHYANASHFGCIVAHGLFGLSIADGLKTQSDYRFLPGMSLGWTWDFVLPIKVNDVLHVKFHVGSMRASKSRPSWGIVVLPSALINQDGDVVQHGEHRLMVPRRPGAF, encoded by the coding sequence ATGGCGATCGCAGAAAAATACTGGGACGATGCGCGGGAAGGCGACGAATGCGTCAGCCCGCATTACAGCGTGACGAAAGAACGCATCCTCGCTTACGCCGATCTTACCGGCGACCATACCCCGGTGCACGTCGACGAGCACTATGCGAACGCGAGCCATTTCGGCTGCATCGTGGCACACGGGCTGTTTGGACTATCGATCGCCGATGGCCTCAAGACGCAGAGCGACTACCGCTTCCTGCCCGGCATGTCGCTCGGCTGGACCTGGGATTTCGTGTTGCCGATCAAGGTCAACGACGTCTTGCACGTGAAGTTTCATGTGGGCTCGATGCGCGCGAGCAAAAGCCGCCCGAGCTGGGGTATCGTCGTGCTGCCTTCGGCGTTGATCAATCAGGATGGCGACGTGGTTCAACACGGCGAGCACCGCCTGATGGTGCCGCGACGGCCGGGAGCGTTCTGA
- a CDS encoding ABC transporter permease, producing the protein MNRARSGLTRYTAGLPAIACVAMLITVPGFRDPQNLANFSGQITALLIVSLGQMFVALTAGIDLSVGSAMSLASCIVATQPDPLAGVALALAAGAAIGLVNGIGVAYANVHPLVMTLSTATFLKGLCYIVLSIPGGYIAPVLVRLATATAAGLPVSFFWCAAALCIASLTLRRSRFGLYLFALGVNPRSAHLNGVRVAATTVMAYVACSLIAVVAGVFLAARVSAGDPGLGDEFALESVAAVALGGVQLTGGIGSGTAVLAGAFSLGLMTNGLNLLGISPFLSAVVTGLLLLTAVSVQRRRVVGL; encoded by the coding sequence ATGAACCGAGCTCGTTCGGGTTTGACTCGCTACACGGCAGGGCTTCCTGCCATCGCCTGCGTGGCGATGTTGATCACGGTGCCAGGCTTTCGCGATCCGCAGAACCTCGCCAACTTCAGCGGACAGATCACGGCGCTGTTGATCGTATCGCTCGGACAGATGTTCGTCGCGCTCACGGCGGGCATCGATCTGTCGGTCGGATCGGCGATGAGTCTTGCGAGCTGCATCGTCGCGACGCAACCCGATCCGCTTGCGGGTGTCGCGCTCGCGTTGGCGGCGGGTGCGGCGATTGGGCTTGTCAACGGTATAGGCGTCGCCTACGCGAACGTGCATCCGCTCGTTATGACGCTCAGCACCGCCACATTTCTCAAGGGCCTTTGCTACATCGTGCTGTCGATTCCGGGCGGCTACATAGCGCCTGTGCTGGTGCGGCTTGCCACTGCGACGGCGGCGGGCTTGCCGGTTTCGTTTTTCTGGTGCGCGGCGGCGCTCTGTATCGCATCGCTGACATTGCGGCGCAGTCGCTTCGGGCTTTACCTTTTCGCGCTCGGCGTAAATCCGCGCAGCGCGCATTTGAACGGAGTGCGCGTTGCGGCCACGACCGTCATGGCATACGTCGCTTGCAGCTTGATCGCCGTCGTTGCAGGCGTTTTCCTCGCAGCGCGCGTCTCGGCCGGTGACCCGGGGCTTGGCGACGAGTTCGCGCTCGAATCGGTTGCGGCCGTTGCGCTCGGTGGCGTGCAACTCACTGGCGGCATCGGCAGTGGCACCGCCGTTCTTGCCGGCGCTTTCTCGCTGGGGCTGATGACGAACGGATTGAATCTGCTCGGTATCTCGCCGTTCTTGAGCGCCGTCGTGACGGGTCTTTTGTTGTTGACGGCGGTCAGCGTGCAGCGCCGCCGTGTCGTGGGGTTATGA